A stretch of Oncorhynchus mykiss isolate Arlee chromosome 12, USDA_OmykA_1.1, whole genome shotgun sequence DNA encodes these proteins:
- the LOC110537344 gene encoding sodium channel subunit beta-4, translated as MEVQESGPEEPRSKYLLSSHTTWPRTSLIITLLLSVWSAQGLEMSTGKVPFLEALNGSTVILPCTYASCIGIKNLYFNWQYNDNGTMQKVCESVIPLDGMDPHPVSIFRERVDFIGTGDHNNISILLWNITFEDEGQYTCFGRNPKEKGKNHSAIFTLVVVDELRVVDNTLTIIIASAVGGAIALLMTFMLVKNFILFVLFKIEEKKKIECLVQSSSADETNNVSGSKTSKPTTPKKK; from the exons ATGGAGGTTCAGGAGAGTGGGCCTGAGGAGCCCAGGTCCAAGTATCTGTTGTCCTCACACACCACCTGGCCCCGGACCAGCCTGATCATCACTTTGCTGCTCA GTGTGTGGTCTGCTCAGGGCCTGGAGATGTCCACAGGGAAGGTCCCGTTCCTGGAGGCGTTGAACGGCAGTACTGTGATTCTACCCTGCACCTACGCCAGCTGTATCGGCATCAAAAACCTCTACTTCAACTGGCAGTACAACGACAACGGCACTATGCAGAAG GTGTGTGAGTCTGTGATTCCGTTAGATGGGATGGATCCCCATCCAGTGAGTATCTTCCGGGAACGGGTGGATTTTATCGGCACCGGTGATCACAACAACATCTCCATCCTGCTTTGGAACATCACCTTTGAGGACGAGGGCCAGTACACCTGCTTCGGACGCAACCCCAAAGAGAAGGGCAAGAACCACAGCGCTATCTTTACCCTTGTCGTGGTGGACGAGT TACGAGTGGTGGACAACACTCTCACCATCATAATTGCTTCTGCAGTGGGCGGAGCCATCGCCCTGCTGATGACTTTCATGCTGGTGAAGAACTTCATCCTCTTCGTTCTCTTCAAAATCGAGGAGAAGAA AAAGATCGAGTGCCTTGTACAATCTTCCTCAGCAGATGAAACAAACAATGTCTCAGGATCCAAAACTTCGAAACCAACGACACCAAAGAAGAAATGA
- the LOC110537343 gene encoding myelin protein zero-like protein 2: MYRTLQQFLALMGLFAVPGVLRVVGMEIFTSKEVEALNGTEVRLKCTFKSKHPVSHSSVAVSWNFRPLNQGAEESVFYYQETAYPPTEGRFKGHAVWSGDILRQDASISLHEVPFTFNGTYTCQVRNLPDVHGINGEVTLRVVHKVSISDIGILAAAIGGTIAIVLVLLGLFMVFKYRNRHANTDMELQGRKLQETRELQERELQANILQERELQARVLQERELQANILQEKKLKASEKERKDPTVW; encoded by the exons GTGTGCTGCGAGTCGTTGGGATGGAGATTTTCACATCCAAGGAGGTGGAGGCGTTGAACGGGACAGAAGTGAGATTGAAGTGCACCTTTAAGTCCAAACACCCAGTGTCCCACTCCTCTGTGGCTGTCTCCTGGAACTTCCGTCCCCTGAACCAGGGAGCTGAGGAGTCG gtgtttTACTACCAGGAGACGGCATACCCCCCTACAGAGGGGCGGTTTAAGGGCCATGCAGTGTGGTCAGGGGACATCCTGAGACAGGATGCCTCCATCAGTCTGCATGAAGTCCCCTTCACCTTCAACGGCACCTACACCTGCCAGGTCCGCAACCTGCCCGACGTCCACGGCATCAATGGAGAGGTCACCCTCAGGGTTGTCCACaaag TCTCCATCTCTGATATAGGCATCCTGGCTGCAGCCATCGGGGGAACCATCGCCATAGTCCTGGTGCTGCTGGGTCTCTTCATGGTGTTCAAGTACCGCAACCGCCATGCCAACACAGACATGGAGCTGCAGGGGAGGAAACTGCAGGAAACCAGAGAGTTGCAGGAGAGAGAGTTGCAGGCCAACATCCTACAGGAGAGAGAGCTACAGGCCAGGGTTCTACAGGAGAGAGAGTTGCAGGCCAACATCCTACAGGAGAAAAAGCTGAAGGCCAGTGAGAAGGAGCGTAAGGACCCTACAGTGTGGTga